The DNA segment GCGGACCTGGTGCGCCTGGTGCTGGTGGACGCCAAGACCCGCGACGAGGCGGCGGCGGCCCTGCTCGTCCTGGAGGAAGCCGGGCTCCGGCTCACCCCCGGCGGCGAGGGGGCCGAAGGGGTGGCCCAGCTCCTCGGCCAGGCCCGGCGCGACGCGATGGAGAAGGTGATCAAGGGGCTGGCCCGCCAGGGGGGCGACGCGGTCCGCCAGGTGGCCCTCAAGCTCATCGACTTCGTCGCGAGCCAGGACCTGCTCTTCCAGGCGCGGCGCATGGCGGTGGAAGACCGCGTGCCAGCCGTACAGAAGGGCGCCCTGGACCTGCTCCTGGCGCGCGACCGGAAGCTGCTCCTGGACGCGCTGGTCCACCTGGCCGAGGCGCGCGGCACCCTGGCGCCGGACCTCAGGGCACGGGTGGGGGAGATCGTCGAGCAGGCGCTCACCCCAGACGAGCGGGAGGAGCTTCGCCGGCGGGTGGAGGAGAAGCGCCACCGGCGCGACCGCGCCCTGGAGCGGTACAGCGCCGACGTGGAGTGGTGGCGCGACGAGGACTGATCCCACCCTTCCCACCCGGGCCCGCGACCTCCGGTCGCGGGCCCGCTGCATTCCCGCGTGTTCGCTTGGAATGCGTGCATGAATTTCCTATCTCCCCTCCATACTAAGCCGCGAAAGACGGCGAGGGACCCAAGGACGGAAGAGGGGGAGAGATCGTGGCGCGATCCAATCGGCAGAAGCAGCCCTACTACGCGAAGCTGGTGGGGGAGAAGTCGGCGGAGCAGGTCCAGCGCTCGCCCGAAGGAGAGGGAGAAGAGACGGGCGATCCCTTCCAGAGCGTCTACGCTGAGATGGGCATGAAGGCCTTCGGGGCCTTCACCAACCTCCTGGACTACCTGTCGGTGCTGCGGCCCGCGGAGGCCCTGGGCTGGGGGAGGGGTGGCGAGCAGGCTCGCCGGGTGATGGAGGAGGCCGTGCGGCCCGCGGCCCAGGAGATCATGGAGCTCCGGGCCCGCCTGGACCGGGTCGAGGCCCAGATGGTCCAGGTGGTCGCGGGCATGAACCGCATGGACCGCTTTGCCCTGGACACCTTCCGCCAGATCGAGGAGCTGACCCGCCGCCTTTCCCAGATTCAGGAGCGGGTCGAGGCGGCCGCCCGGCAGATGGAGGCGCTGGGGCCCTCCGTGGACCGCTGGGCCGTGGTGCGGGGGCGCATCCCCAAGGAAGAGGCCGTGGAGCTGGCCATCAACGCCGCCCGGGAGCTCCGGCTGAAGGGGCGGAAGCTCACCCTGGCTGCGGTGGCCCGCCAGGCAGGGCTGAAGTACGGCCAGGTGATGTACGCCTTCGGCAACAAGGAGCGATTCTTCCAGCAGCTGGAAGGCGCCCTTGCTGCGGGCGAGGTGGAGGCCCTCTCCGAAAGCGCTTCGGCCTGACCCGACCCGGCGCGGTCTGAGTCGCAGGCGGGGTCAGGGCGTGCGGCCCGGCTTCCCATACCCCACCAGGCGGGTGGTGGAGAGGCCGGGCCGCAGCTCCACCAGCACCAGCTCGATGCCGAGGCGCTCCAGCGTGGGCGCCTCGGGGAGCGTCCGGGGGGTGTAGTCCCCGCCCTTCACGTACACGTGGGGACGGACCGCTTCCAGCAGACGGTCCGCGTGGAGGTCGCCGAAGAGGACCACGTAGTCTACGGGCTTCAGGGCGGCCAGGAGCAGCGCCCGGTGCGGCGCTGGCTGGACGGGCCGCCCGGGGCCCTTGAGGCGGCGCACGGAGAGGTCCGTGTTCAGCCCTACCACCAAGCGATCCGCGCGGGCGCGAGCGGCCTGCAGGAGGTGCAGGTGGCCCGGATGGAGCAGGTCGAAGCATCCGTTGGTCAGGGCCAGGCGGAGCCCGGCGGCGGCCAGGGCCGCCCCTTCGGCCTGGAAGCTCCAAAGGTCGAAGATGCGGGCCGCCGTCTCGCCGGCCGTCCAGGACGGGGAGGGCCCTGGCCCTGGGGGCGTCGGGGCGGCCGTACCCGGAGAGCCGCCAGGACTCATCGGGTGGACGCACCCCCGAAGGCCGGCGGATCCACGGGCTCCGGGGAGGGTAGCTGATCGTCCAGGGCTTCCAGCATCTCCTCGGGGGAAACCGTGGCCGTTCCAGGCTTGCGAACCACGATGCCGCCGGCCACCGAGGCCAGGAGCGCCGCCTGCAGCACGCTCCCGCCGGCAGCCCGGGCCAGCGCCAGTACCGCGGCTACCGTGTCACCGGCGCCGGTGACGTCGTAGACCCGGGCGGGCCGGACGGCGGGGACGTGGTGCACGGGCCCTCCGGCCAGGGCTACCACCAGGCCCTCCTCTCCCCGGGTGACCACGGCCGCGCTCACCTCGAGCCTGCGGCAGAGTTCGAGGGCGGCCCGGGCCGCGTCCTCGCGCCCGCGCAGGGGAAGGCCCAACCACTCCTCCACCTCCGACTGGTTGGGCGTGGGCATCCCCAGCCCCCGGAAGAAGTCCAGGCGGTGCCGGGTGTCCACCACCACCGGCGGCGCTCCCTGCACGAATCGGCTGGCGTAGCCCCGCAAGAGCTCCAGGGCCGACCGGTCGACCACCCTGTCCGCGTAGTCGGCGACGAGGACCGCGTCGGCCGCGCCCAGGGAGCGGGTGAGCGCGATGCGGAGGGCGGCGCGGGCATCCTCGGGAGGCTCCCATTCCTCGTTCTGGTCGATGCGCAAGACCTGCTGCTGGAGGGCATGCCGGCCCCCCGCCACCACCCGGGTCTTGGTGATGGTGCGCCCCCCCGGGACCTCCACCAGCCCCTCGGTGGAGGCGCCCATGACGGCGAAGGCGGCCATCAGCGCCTGGCCGGGCTCGTCGTCGCCCACGAGACCCACGGGCACGGCCAGGCCGCCCAGGGACGCCACGTTGGCGGCCGCGTTCCCGGCTCCACCCGGCCGTACCTCGCGCCCCTTCTCGCGCAGGATGAGCACCGGCGCCTCCCGGGAGATG comes from the Limnochorda pilosa genome and includes:
- a CDS encoding adenylyltransferase/cytidyltransferase family protein, which translates into the protein MSPGGSPGTAAPTPPGPGPSPSWTAGETAARIFDLWSFQAEGAALAAAGLRLALTNGCFDLLHPGHLHLLQAARARADRLVVGLNTDLSVRRLKGPGRPVQPAPHRALLLAALKPVDYVVLFGDLHADRLLEAVRPHVYVKGGDYTPRTLPEAPTLERLGIELVLVELRPGLSTTRLVGYGKPGRTP
- a CDS encoding bifunctional heptose 7-phosphate kinase/heptose 1-phosphate adenyltransferase, which gives rise to MAALKRLIRAFAGCRVCVVGDFLADRYLFAEPARISREAPVLILREKGREVRPGGAGNAAANVASLGGLAVPVGLVGDDEPGQALMAAFAVMGASTEGLVEVPGGRTITKTRVVAGGRHALQQQVLRIDQNEEWEPPEDARAALRIALTRSLGAADAVLVADYADRVVDRSALELLRGYASRFVQGAPPVVVDTRHRLDFFRGLGMPTPNQSEVEEWLGLPLRGREDAARAALELCRRLEVSAAVVTRGEEGLVVALAGGPVHHVPAVRPARVYDVTGAGDTVAAVLALARAAGGSVLQAALLASVAGGIVVRKPGTATVSPEEMLEALDDQLPSPEPVDPPAFGGASTR